In a genomic window of Taeniopygia guttata chromosome 11, bTaeGut7.mat, whole genome shotgun sequence:
- the GARRE1 gene encoding granule associated Rac and RHOG effector protein 1 isoform X1 has product MYCCSAQESKMDYKRRFLLGGSKQKVQQHQQYQMPELGRTLSAPLASATPSTPLVSPAAAGGCSHPASHTTPIADIQQGISKYLDALNVFCRTSTFLTDLFSSVFRNSHYSKAAMQLKDVQEHVMEAASRLTAAIKPEIAKMLMELSAGAANFKDQKEFSLQDIEVLGRCFLTVMQVHFQFLSQALQKVQPVAHSCFAEAVAQERKNVSGTGASNISPTNELEDAIRSWRGAAEATSRLRERGCDGCLAGIEVQQLFCSQSVAIPEHQLKELNMKIDSALQAYKVALESLGHCEYAMKAGFHLNPKAIEASLQGCCSEAEAQQTGRRQTPPQPIQCELPTVPVQIGSHFLKGISFNESAAENLKLKTHTMLQLIKEAGCHNGLTPRDDSPVTEVLNQVCPSTWRGACKTAVQLLFGQAGLVVVDTAQIENKEAYAPQISLEGSRIVVQVPSTWCLKEDPATMSLLQRSLDPEKTLGLVDVLYTAVFDTHRWKEGREQALPCIQIQLQREISEFGSQVDMPSGNGSKSSGGLQKTFSKLTSRFTKKTSCTSTSNTGSYSIPNTPSKNVFISSSSEEKAKMPTNMDARLQNILNIGNFPRSAEALQPVQSTNNQLVNGFLVERRDSFFKPDDGKDDKGMNLPTDQEMQDVIDFLSGFNMGKSQQTSPMVKRRNSVASSTATEQKSGAVQQQPQSVSHTPLHPPQQGLSQQQSQKQQMQYYQHLLQPIGPQQRVPAKWLSNSSQQQAPAVGAGLSHINQWNNPGFSDLSSDLYSLGLVSSYMDNMMAEMLGQKPQGPRNNTWPNRDQTDGVFGMLGEILPFDPAVGSDPEFARYVAGVNQAMQQKRQAQHVRRPSTTRGNWPLPDDPHKTWPFPEYFTEGDVTNSWSGTQGDSASSSDETSSANGDSLFSMFSGPDLVAAVKQRRKHSSGEQEPSTLPSPPLLSAADDRSQDNKTKTWPPKAPWQHTSSVPSTLPSQSAALYPMSSSVSQWSDTMQMLQSPLWASDCAPAAGLSSSFAYAQQQQQSQQASQHKQINKGFKSFPVKHERRPSYLHQY; this is encoded by the exons ATGTATTGCTGCAGTGCACAAGAAAGCAAAATGGACTATAAGCGGCGCTTTTTGCTTGGCGGGTCCAAGCAGAAAGTGCAGCAACACCAGCAGTATCAAATGCCCGAGCTgggcaggaccctgagcgccCCGCTGGCATCggccacccccagcacccccctgGTGTCCCCGGCTGCTGCGGGCGGCTGCTCCCACCCCGCCTCCCACACGACGCCCATCGCAGACATCCAGCAGGGAATCTCCAAATACCTGGATGCACTCAATGTCTTTTGCCGTACGAGCACTTTCCTTACAGACCTTTTCAGCAGCGTGTTCAGGAACTCGCACTACTCTAAGGCAGCTATGCAACTGAAAGACGTGCAGGAACATGTCATGGAAGCGGCGAGTCGACTCACAGCAGCAATAAAACCAGAAATAGCAAAAATGCTGATGGAACTGAGTGCAGGAGCTGCAAACTTCAAAGATCAAAAAGAGTTCAGCCTACAAGATATTGAG GTACTTGGGCGATGTTTCTTGACGGTGATGCAGGTCCACTTCCAGTTCCTGTCACAAGCTTTGCAGAAAGTCCAGCCAGTGGCACACTCCTGCTTTGCTGAAGCTGTAGCTCAGGAGAGGAAGAATGTTAGTGGGACTGGAGCCTCAAACATAAGCCCCACAAATGAGCTGGAAGATGCAATAAGATcatggagaggagcagcagag GCCACATCTCGACTGCGAGAAAGAGGCTGTGATGGATGTTTGGCAGGAATTGAAGttcagcagcttttctgctcacagaGCGTGGCCATCCCTGAACATCAGCTCAAAGAGCTAAACATGAAAATTGACAGTGCTTTGCAG GCTTACAAAGTGGCTCTGGAGAGCTTGGGTCATTGTGAATATGCAATGAAGGCTGGCTTCCACTTGAACCCAAAAGCAATTGAAGCAAGTCTTCAG GGCTGTTGCAGTGAAGCTGAAGCTCAGCAAACAGGAAGGAGACAGACTCCACCTCAGCCCATTCAGTGTGAGCTGCCCACTGTCCCTGTCCAGATCGGATCCCATTTTCTGAAAGGAATCTCCTTCAATGAGTCTGCAGCAGAAAACCTGAAGCTGAAAACG CACACAATGCTGCAGTTGATCAAGGAAGCTGGATGCCATAATGGACTCACACCCCGGGACGACTCTCCCGTGACTGAAGTGCTGAACCAGGTCTGCCCTTCCACGTGGAGAGGAGCCTGCAAAACTGCTGTGCAGCTGTTGTTTGGCCAGGCTGGACTG GTGGTTGTGGACACTGCACAGATTGAAAATAAAGAAGCCTATGCTCCTCAGATAAGTTTAGAAGGATCAAGAATTGTGGTGCAAGTTCCATCAACAtg GTGTCTGAAAGAAGATCCAGCAACAATGTCTTTGCTACAGAGGAGTCTGGATCCGGAGAAGACTTTGGGGCTGGTGGATGTGCTGTATACTGCTGTGTTTGATACACACaggtggaaggaaggaag AGAGCAAGCTTTGCCTTGTATTCAGATCCAGTTACAGCGTGAAATCTCAGAATTTGGGAGCCAAGTTGACATGCCATCGGGGAATGGGAGCAAATCTTCAGGGGGTCTGCAAAAGACATTCTCAAAATTGACTTCACGGTTTACAAAAAAAACTTCCTGCACTAGTACAAGTAACACAGGAAGTTACTCAATCCCCAATACACCTTCCAAAAACGTCTTCATAAGTTCCAGCTCAGAGGAGAAAGCTAAAATGCCCACTAACATGGACGCACGGTTGCAGAACATCCTGAACATTGGGAACTTCCCTCGGAGCGCAGAGGCCCTGCAGCCGGTGCAGAGCACAAATAACCAGCTCGTCAATGGGTTTCTAGTGGAAAGACGGGACAGCTTCTTCAAACCAGATGATGGCAAGGATGACAAAGGTATGAATTTACCAACTGACCAAGAAATGCAAGATGTTATAGATTTCTTGTCTGGTTTTAACATGGGCAAATCCCAGCAGACCTCTCCGATGGTGAAAAGAAGGAACTCTGTTGCATCCTCTACAGCAACAGAACAAAAGTCAGGAGCAGTTCAACAGCAGCCGCAGTCTGTGTCTCACACCCCACTGCATCCTCCTCAGCAAGGCTTGTCCCAGCAGCAGTCCCAAAAGCAGCAAATGCAGTATTACCAACACTTGCTTCAGCCTATTGGACCACAGCAACGTGTACCTGCCAAATGGCTCAGTAATTCCTCACAGCAGCAAGCTCCGGCTGTTGGAGCTGGATTGTCTCATATAAATCAGTGGAACAATCCTGGTTTTTCAGATTTAAGCTCTGATTTGTACAGCTTGGGTCTTGTGAGCAGCTATATGGACAATATGATGGCAGAGATGTTAGGACAGAAACCACAAGGACCTAGAAACAACACATGGCCAAATCGTGACCAAACTGATGGAGTGTTTGGGATGTTGGGAGAAATCCTGCCTTTTGACCCTGCAG TTGGCTCCGATCCCGAGTTTGCGCGCTACGTTGCTGGGGTGAACCAGGCTATGCAACAGAAGAGGCAAGCACAGCACGTCCGCCGTCCCAGCACCACGCGTGGCAACTGGCCTCTTCCTGATGATCCTCATAAAACCTGGCCCTTCCCCGAGTATTTCACAGAGGG TGATGTGACAAACAGCTGGTCTGGTACTCAAGGAGACTCTGCCAGCTCAAGCGATGAGACCTCCTCAGCTAACGGAGACAGTTTGTTCTCCATGTTCTCAGGGCCAGACCTTGTTGCTGCTGTAAAGCAGAGGAG aaaacacagcagtggTGAACAGGAGCCCAGCACGCTGCCATCGCCCCCACTCCTCTCTGCAGCAGATGACCGCAGTCAG GATAACAAGACCAAAACCTGGCCTCCCAAGGCCCCGTGGCAGCACACATCCTCCGTGCCGAGCACGCTGCCCAGCCAGAGCGCGGCCCTGTACCCCATGAGCAGCTCGGTGAGCCAGTGGAGCGACACCATGCAGATGCTGCAGTCGCCCCTGTGGGCCAGCGACTGCGCCCCGGCCGCCGGCCTCTCCTCCAGCTTCGCCTAcgcgcagcagcagcagcaatcccAACAGGCTTCCCAGCACAAACAGATCAACAAGGGCTTCAAATCGTTCCCAGTAAAGCACGAGCGCAGACCATCTTACCTGCACCAGTACTAA
- the GARRE1 gene encoding granule associated Rac and RHOG effector protein 1 isoform X2 — MYCCSAQESKMDYKRRFLLGGSKQKVQQHQQYQMPELGRTLSAPLASATPSTPLVSPAAAGGCSHPASHTTPIADIQQGISKYLDALNVFCRTSTFLTDLFSSVFRNSHYSKAAMQLKDVQEHVMEAASRLTAAIKPEIAKMLMELSAGAANFKDQKEFSLQDIEVLGRCFLTVMQVHFQFLSQALQKVQPVAHSCFAEAVAQERKNVSGTGASNISPTNELEDAIRSWRGAAEATSRLRERGCDGCLAGIEVQQLFCSQSVAIPEHQLKELNMKIDSALQAYKVALESLGHCEYAMKAGFHLNPKAIEASLQGCCSEAEAQQTGRRQTPPQPIQCELPTVPVQIGSHFLKGISFNESAAENLKLKTHTMLQLIKEAGCHNGLTPRDDSPVTEVLNQVCPSTWRGACKTAVQLLFGQAGLVVVDTAQIENKEAYAPQISLEGSRIVVQVPSTWCLKEDPATMSLLQRSLDPEKTLGLVDVLYTAVFDTHRWKEGREQALPCIQIQLQREISEFGSQVDMPSGNGSKSSGGLQKTFSKLTSRFTKKTSCTSTSNTGSYSIPNTPSKNVFISSSSEEKAKMPTNMDARLQNILNIGNFPRSAEALQPVQSTNNQLVNGFLVERRDSFFKPDDGKDDKVGSDPEFARYVAGVNQAMQQKRQAQHVRRPSTTRGNWPLPDDPHKTWPFPEYFTEGDVTNSWSGTQGDSASSSDETSSANGDSLFSMFSGPDLVAAVKQRRKHSSGEQEPSTLPSPPLLSAADDRSQDNKTKTWPPKAPWQHTSSVPSTLPSQSAALYPMSSSVSQWSDTMQMLQSPLWASDCAPAAGLSSSFAYAQQQQQSQQASQHKQINKGFKSFPVKHERRPSYLHQY; from the exons ATGTATTGCTGCAGTGCACAAGAAAGCAAAATGGACTATAAGCGGCGCTTTTTGCTTGGCGGGTCCAAGCAGAAAGTGCAGCAACACCAGCAGTATCAAATGCCCGAGCTgggcaggaccctgagcgccCCGCTGGCATCggccacccccagcacccccctgGTGTCCCCGGCTGCTGCGGGCGGCTGCTCCCACCCCGCCTCCCACACGACGCCCATCGCAGACATCCAGCAGGGAATCTCCAAATACCTGGATGCACTCAATGTCTTTTGCCGTACGAGCACTTTCCTTACAGACCTTTTCAGCAGCGTGTTCAGGAACTCGCACTACTCTAAGGCAGCTATGCAACTGAAAGACGTGCAGGAACATGTCATGGAAGCGGCGAGTCGACTCACAGCAGCAATAAAACCAGAAATAGCAAAAATGCTGATGGAACTGAGTGCAGGAGCTGCAAACTTCAAAGATCAAAAAGAGTTCAGCCTACAAGATATTGAG GTACTTGGGCGATGTTTCTTGACGGTGATGCAGGTCCACTTCCAGTTCCTGTCACAAGCTTTGCAGAAAGTCCAGCCAGTGGCACACTCCTGCTTTGCTGAAGCTGTAGCTCAGGAGAGGAAGAATGTTAGTGGGACTGGAGCCTCAAACATAAGCCCCACAAATGAGCTGGAAGATGCAATAAGATcatggagaggagcagcagag GCCACATCTCGACTGCGAGAAAGAGGCTGTGATGGATGTTTGGCAGGAATTGAAGttcagcagcttttctgctcacagaGCGTGGCCATCCCTGAACATCAGCTCAAAGAGCTAAACATGAAAATTGACAGTGCTTTGCAG GCTTACAAAGTGGCTCTGGAGAGCTTGGGTCATTGTGAATATGCAATGAAGGCTGGCTTCCACTTGAACCCAAAAGCAATTGAAGCAAGTCTTCAG GGCTGTTGCAGTGAAGCTGAAGCTCAGCAAACAGGAAGGAGACAGACTCCACCTCAGCCCATTCAGTGTGAGCTGCCCACTGTCCCTGTCCAGATCGGATCCCATTTTCTGAAAGGAATCTCCTTCAATGAGTCTGCAGCAGAAAACCTGAAGCTGAAAACG CACACAATGCTGCAGTTGATCAAGGAAGCTGGATGCCATAATGGACTCACACCCCGGGACGACTCTCCCGTGACTGAAGTGCTGAACCAGGTCTGCCCTTCCACGTGGAGAGGAGCCTGCAAAACTGCTGTGCAGCTGTTGTTTGGCCAGGCTGGACTG GTGGTTGTGGACACTGCACAGATTGAAAATAAAGAAGCCTATGCTCCTCAGATAAGTTTAGAAGGATCAAGAATTGTGGTGCAAGTTCCATCAACAtg GTGTCTGAAAGAAGATCCAGCAACAATGTCTTTGCTACAGAGGAGTCTGGATCCGGAGAAGACTTTGGGGCTGGTGGATGTGCTGTATACTGCTGTGTTTGATACACACaggtggaaggaaggaag AGAGCAAGCTTTGCCTTGTATTCAGATCCAGTTACAGCGTGAAATCTCAGAATTTGGGAGCCAAGTTGACATGCCATCGGGGAATGGGAGCAAATCTTCAGGGGGTCTGCAAAAGACATTCTCAAAATTGACTTCACGGTTTACAAAAAAAACTTCCTGCACTAGTACAAGTAACACAGGAAGTTACTCAATCCCCAATACACCTTCCAAAAACGTCTTCATAAGTTCCAGCTCAGAGGAGAAAGCTAAAATGCCCACTAACATGGACGCACGGTTGCAGAACATCCTGAACATTGGGAACTTCCCTCGGAGCGCAGAGGCCCTGCAGCCGGTGCAGAGCACAAATAACCAGCTCGTCAATGGGTTTCTAGTGGAAAGACGGGACAGCTTCTTCAAACCAGATGATGGCAAGGATGACAAAG TTGGCTCCGATCCCGAGTTTGCGCGCTACGTTGCTGGGGTGAACCAGGCTATGCAACAGAAGAGGCAAGCACAGCACGTCCGCCGTCCCAGCACCACGCGTGGCAACTGGCCTCTTCCTGATGATCCTCATAAAACCTGGCCCTTCCCCGAGTATTTCACAGAGGG TGATGTGACAAACAGCTGGTCTGGTACTCAAGGAGACTCTGCCAGCTCAAGCGATGAGACCTCCTCAGCTAACGGAGACAGTTTGTTCTCCATGTTCTCAGGGCCAGACCTTGTTGCTGCTGTAAAGCAGAGGAG aaaacacagcagtggTGAACAGGAGCCCAGCACGCTGCCATCGCCCCCACTCCTCTCTGCAGCAGATGACCGCAGTCAG GATAACAAGACCAAAACCTGGCCTCCCAAGGCCCCGTGGCAGCACACATCCTCCGTGCCGAGCACGCTGCCCAGCCAGAGCGCGGCCCTGTACCCCATGAGCAGCTCGGTGAGCCAGTGGAGCGACACCATGCAGATGCTGCAGTCGCCCCTGTGGGCCAGCGACTGCGCCCCGGCCGCCGGCCTCTCCTCCAGCTTCGCCTAcgcgcagcagcagcagcaatcccAACAGGCTTCCCAGCACAAACAGATCAACAAGGGCTTCAAATCGTTCCCAGTAAAGCACGAGCGCAGACCATCTTACCTGCACCAGTACTAA